GATCAATATAACTATTCAACTAAAAAAGCATGGAAAGAATGTAGTTTTTAGAGAGTGTTATCAGCCCTATCACATGCAGTTGTCATTCATGGATACCAAAAGATATGTAGTCTTTTCCATAAATCTCattgctggcttttttttttttttgagaagggacttgctctgctacccaggcaggagtgcagtggtgcaatcatagctcactgcagccttgatctcctgggctcaagtgatcctcccatctcagctacccaagtagctaggagtgcaggcatgcacctccacacccagctaattaaatttttttttgtagagatgaggtctcactatgttgcccaggctggtctcaaacttctgagctcaggtgatcctcccaccccgacctcccaaaatgctagggtttcagacgtgagccaccttgcctggcttccATTTCTGGTTCTGATCAGAGCGAGAGGCTGCATTATACTTAAAACCAGAATTCAGCAATTGGTGATGCCTTTGCTGTACACTGTGAGCATTAGCATTCTTTGCAATggctttttgtgtttgtgtgtgtgtgggggagttCCATGATATTTCTAACGGTAATGATGCTGTTGTTCTAGACATCTAACTTCTATGTTTTCTCCTATACCACATTTCAAAGATAAGGAGGGCAGTATGATCTTGCATACGTGCCAGCTAAATGTCATTTGTGTTAGAAATTGAATTCTAGTCtcatatctttctctttttatagtttctatttttatttttctcctaattaTTGGTATGACAAcagcaacaaataaaaatgagaaataattggTTAAAGTTTTTAAGGAATCACTTGTAactcccccccccgcccccgccaagTTCTTATCTAGGCTTTGTATACCACGATATATAAATTTAGctctagctgggcgtggtggctcatgcctgtaatcccagcactttgggatgctgaggcaggcagatcatctgaggtcaggagtttgagaacagcctggccaacatggtgaaaccctgtccctactaaaactacaaaaattagccaggtgtggtggtcggcacctgtaattccagctcctcaggaggctggggcaggagaagtgcttgaacccaggaggcggaggttgcagtgagccaggatcccgccactgcactccagtgtgggcaacagagtgagagtctgtctcaaaaaaaaaaaaaaaaattttttttggctgtgATCAAAGGATGGATACAatctaaatacaaattttaaaatgcagaattctAAAGTAcaaaattttattcattaatttatttttgaggcggagtttcgctcctgttgcccaggctggagtgcaatggcacgatctcggctcactgcaactgccgcctcctgggttcaagcgattctcttgcttcagcctcccgagtagctgggattacaggcgcccatgaccacacctggctaatttttgtatttttagtagatatggggtttcaccatgttggcgaggctggtcttcaactcctgacctcaggtgatccgcttgcctcagcctcccaaagtggtgggattacaggcgtgagccactgtgcccagcccaaaattttaaaacattaacataGTATAAAcggttgtgattttttttggctGTGTGTTTAAATAACATATTAACCAATTTTCATTGATAATAGCTTTGTAACACTGCATTTATTTTTAGACTTGAATtttctctcaattttattttttactactaTAAAAAGTGtgttcctcttttttctctctgttcttccctTAGGATAAATTTCCACAAGGGGATCACCatcctttcttctgttttgttaCAGTGCTAGGATTTCATGGGCCTCAATCTTGGCATGGCAAATGGACGAAGTATAAAGACTGAGCCAGGGTTGCTTTAAACTTGTCTTAGATTATGATGTTAGCAGGTTTAATAGCATGTTGCCAGTTCAGAAATGAGAGAGGGGAGGGTACAGAATGTTTCCATTGTTCTCTGCTATAAGGTTCCACAAGAATCATTCAAATGGAAACACTTGTCACCTATAGAACCCCATTCTCAAGTGGCATTTACTCATCGATTCCATCAGTCCATCAAATAGTTAACATGTATGTATTGCACTACCAACCACTGTGTTAGCCTCTGGGAATAGCCTTAGGGAAAGACATAGCCTTTGTCCTTACCTTCTTGTGGTGGTGGCACCTTAGTGGCATTGGTCCATAGATTGCTGGCTCTGTTTCAGGGGgctttttgataattttaatgTTAAGTTTCCCTCAAAATCTAGTAGATGATCAATCCTTTGCCTTTGATATCTGGATTATATTTTGTCAATGCTACGTTGAAGCTTGAGTGATTGCAGTGATTTTGAATTATGTTTGGAACATAGGCAAAGACTATAAGAGTGCATAtttgaaaaagtttgaaaattacatttactatgatataaaatatttgcagtGCTATTAATTTTGTACTTCTAGttataagaagaaaggaaagtaccAACATGCATGCTGTTGAAAGTGGTCTTGATAATCCTGTCTTATAGTAACTAGAGTAGAAAAGCTTTAGGCTTTTaacttttaaaggtttttaagaccaaagtaaaaaagttaccatttctttgaagattttagaatttaataacattttataattagcaTGAAAAGCtgcataaattttaatatttatccaAAAGGGCAAGGGAATACAAAAGATTAACAAATACAACAGAATATGGCAAACTAAAACTCTGACCTTATGACATTACTGTGAAACTGTAACATGTTTGCTATAGAGTAAAATTTAGCATATGAGAAATTGATTTTGGATATGAAGTATCAAGAGAATCTTAAAAATAAGTctgctgggccaggtgtggtggctcacacctgtaatcctaggattttgggaggccaaggtgggcggatcacctgaggtcgggagtttgagaccagcctgactcacatggagaaagcccatctctactaaaaagtcaggtgttgtggcgcatgcctgtaattccagctactcaggaggctgaggcaggagaatcgcttgaatctgggaggcggaggtcgtggtgagccaagatcgcgccattgcactccagcctgggcaacaagagcgaaactccgtctcaaaaataaataaataaataaaataaaggatctGCTACAAAGAAACTGTGATTTGGACCCTGTGACATTGTAATAATGCAGTTCTAGTTAATTGAATCTGTTTTTAACCTGTGTTCAAGTTGTGGAGTATTCATTAAGTCACTTAACTCTTTCAAATCAAAATATTGTTGACTCAGTATGTGGTAAGTAAAGTCTTCATAATTGGGAGGCTGATACACAAATTGGGCTGAATTACTGCTCTACTTGTCACCATGCCTCCCTAGAATAAACTGCCTTTTGATGACCGGGACGAATTGAGTGAAATCGTAACGGACAGATACGGGGCAGACAGATTTTAGAATAGACTCGTAAAGGGAATGGAATTCTTTTCTCCTTATAACTTGGAtttgttgtcttttttccttttagcccTGCCTCTTTCTTGTCGCAGTCAGTTTCATCATCAGATAGAAACAGTGTTACACTACTTGaaaaggtatattttaaaataagtctcAATTAATTCTGGACCAtactaaattataaaatattatttatttttgttgataccacagttaaatttaatttctaatttcacattttctactatttgtatattttgtaccATATCTACTTATATATTCCTTATTGCTAAGTGGGAATATTGGAATTAGTTAATTCTGCCAGTGACATACAATTTCACAATAGTATTAACAACCTTTTATAGGTTCATGATAACCAGTGAACTGCTAATGAAGACAGCTTCAGGATCAGCCATGATTATTAAGGGTTTAACATTACATATCTGTCTTCTTcaggacacaaagatgggaactcCCAAAGAAAAAAACGAAGCAATTTCTAAGAAAATACCAGAATTTGAAGTGGAAGATTCTCCATTATCAGATGTTGCAAAGAATACAGAGAGTAGTGCATTTGGAGGGTCTTTGCCAGCTAAAAAAAGTGATCCATTTCAAAAAGAGCAAGATCATCTGGTAGAAGAGGTGAGAAAAGACTGTAATGAGTATACTTAAATATCAGTTattggatgggcacagtggcccatgcctgtaatcccagcacttggggaggtttCGGcaagaggaacacttgagcccagaaattcgagaccggcatgggcaacatggcgaaacccatctctacaaaaaaattaaaaaaacagttgAGCATGGGGGCATGtctctgaagtcccagctacttactggtgaggctgaggtggaggatcacttaaagcccaggagactgaggctgcagtgagctgtgtttgcatcactgcactccagcctgagtgacagactgagaccctgtttcaaaaaacaaaatcaaaaacaaatattttctcaatggTGTTGGGATCCTAAGCGAAATACTGTTAATTATTGATTACCTCGAGTAATATGGGATAAAGAAGGCTacagataataaaaattatggTTAAAGCAAAATTGGTCTTCCTCAAAAGTGAGAATAGATTTAATATAAACTTATTTAGCTAATATTACATCTGTGGTTTAGAACCCACTTCCTATTCTTTAAACATTACCTGAAAGTATACAAATGATACATTTGAGAAATTTTGGAGATTAACCATTACATGGTTAGATAAATGTACCCAGTGTTTATACTATATTAAAATACTTTGTCAGTGTTGTTTGTTGCTTAGCtgagtttcctcttttttttgaaTATTAGAACACACTGCAATATCATATCACTATCACTGAGCgtaggttttgttctttttgctgtctaaaatatttcagaagtgaTTAGATGCATTGTTGTTCATGAACTTGATTTTCCTAACCAGCCCCCTCCCTTAACACTATTCTGCTTTTCACTGGTAAGTGACCACACAATACTACCATTGCTCAGCATTACAGAACTCATTTCACTCAAGTTAAATTCTGAAGTTATTtgctaatgttatttttaatacatgtttTCCACAACATGCTTTAGCATTGCTTGAATTTGGTTAAGCAGCCAGAAAATCAGTGTTACTTTTTATTCCTGAGacactgaaagaaaaatttgGTTTAGCAGATATTAATTCAGGTATTAGAGTTCCCTCCTTTATTGCATTCCTGATCAAACTAAATGAGCATTGTCCAAATAAGAGAACTGGATGTcagacacttttcttttttcttttaagacagggtcttgttctgtcacccaagctggagtgcagttgtgtaattatagctcactgtaacttcgaacttctgagctcaagggatccttccacctcagccttccaaacagctacgactataggcgtgcaccactttgcctggctaagttttttattttttgtagagttggggactcactcttttgcccaggctggtctcgaacccgtAGCCTGAAGTGATCTTctagctttggcctcccaaagtgctgggattacaggcatgagccaccatgcctgactggatgtcagttatttttcttgtttgtaaCATGAGGTCTAGTTTCATGGTCCCTAAGTACTTTTAAATCTCTAAAGTTCTATTGTTTCTCTTCGTTGACTCTACACTAAAGTAAAGATAGTTAGTATTTTTTACTTTCctaattttgaaaggaaaaacacattttctgattAAAAGAATTTATATTAGCAATGGGATCAGATGGAAGAGGAAAGTCTTAAAATTTCATGAAGCTctgaaagtaaaattaattttctttagaGTGTTTATGATAGGGGATATTTAGTGTTTTAATTCCCAGAAGCACTCTGTTTTCTTGAGGGAGAAGCCCTTTTTTTCCATGGgccaattttatttgtatttttaaattttatttatgttatttttttgagacggagttttgcacttgttgcccaggctggggtgcaatggcacgatcttggctcaccgcagcctccgcctcccgggttcaagcgattctcctgctgcagcctaccgagtagctggaattagaggcatgcgccaccatgcccagctaattttgtatttttagtagagatggggtttctccatgttgttggtcaggctggtcttgaactcctgacctgaagtgatccgcccgtctcggcctcccaaagtgctgggattacaggcgtgagccaccatgcccggcctcttggGTCAATTTAATTATGGCTtcaagaagtttattttttagtgATGTTGGGGGCAgagtttttaatttgcatgttttttctttttcggttttattgatatttaataGCACTATTTTGATATTGGATACTTTTTTAGTTTTAGAATGTACATATGCTTTTTTCAGTAATGAAGATCTGATAATAGGTTTCTGGTGAAGAGGTATGTTGTCAGAATGATTCTGTTTCTTAATAGAGATGTCACTGTCCAAATTGATTATAATTGAGAAGAGTCTGCTTCCTTTAAAACTAGTCATTTTAGTGAATACAGAGCTGTCAAGCTCACAGTTGTGGCAGACAGCAGCTTAGGTCACTGCACAACCGGAACTGCCTCTAAATCTTCCCAGCATAAAGATTCTTATCTATTCTCTCCTTTATAATGGGCTATCCATTTAAGATGAGGAAATACTTTAGTGTTTCATTTCACTTTACAGGATTGTACCTGGATGGTCTATACAGAGTTGTTTGGGAACTTCTTTGTTGCTTATTTTTGTGTTGTCTgcaatgggaggggctgctgactGTGAAGTGCTTATTATCCTTATCAGGGGTTTTGTTGCATTCTACCAATGGGCTTGGTAAtctttgctttactttttcttttctgttttaggtTGCCAGAGCAGTTTTATCTGATTCACCACAGCTctctgaaggaaaagaaataaaattagaggaACTAATTGACTCTCTGGGTTCTAACCCCTTCTTAACAAGGAATCAGATTCCCCGTACTCCAGAAAACTTGAGTAAGTTAATAATGCTTtctgttacttttttctttcatcgACATAACCACTGTTAGAACCATGGCCTGACAGATCTTTTTAGCTTAGTTGCCAAAGGCTGTTTATTTATGCTGTTGTAATTGACGTACTAAGTGTGGGCATTCTCACATAACAGTCTTTTAGCAGTATTTTGTGCCTTCAGTGTACTCAATATACAGAGATATAAAATTTTGATAATGTACAATTTTGTCTTTGTTGTTATACTTTGCTTTTATCTAGAAAGATCTTAtttgagcattaaaaaaaaaaaatctcttgccTCCTGGTCTGACCTGTGATCTACATATTTATAGAGTACATAGGCTATGTTCTGCCAGTCATCAACCAGAAGCATCAGCCATAAACCATGTGTGCGGAGGTCTTTACCCCTCCCAAATGAGTCAAACTGCCCAATACCTTTTTTCCTATAACCTGTAGTTTGTGTAGGCAAAGTTCTGATATTGGTGTCCTTAGGTAGGCACATCATCTTGGTTGAGTaattaaataatttctgttttGCTGCTGATTTAATTCAGTTTGAACTGAGCCACAGCCTAGCTCAGCAAACTATAGCCTATGAACCAAATTTGGCCCCACcttgtgtgtttttgtgtagAAAATTGTATTGAACATAAGCATATTCATTTGTTGACATTGTTTATGGCTACTTTCATGCTATCATGGCAGAGTTAAGTAGTTGACAGAATggatggcctgcaaagcctaaaatattgcCATCTGGCCCttatagaaaatgtttgccaaactGTGGCTTAGATGGACAAGAAAAGGTCTTTTTAATACATGTAATTCATATGTGCTGTGTAAAATTGGATGCATATTTCAGGAACAGCtgtctttttatgtgtttatttgtgCGAGCAGTTGGAGATGGGGTTCTTCGATGTTGGGATTTGTTATATTGTGGAGGCTTATCATCCAACCAGTACATTTATGGAACACGTACTGAGTCAGGAGCTTTATCTTCAGTGttagaaataaaatgattcaTTGCATGCTCTATGTTTGGGAATGTTAGTAAACTGTGTTTTTCTCCCCTTTAATTAGTAACTGAAATTAGGAGCTCATGGAGAAAAGCTattgaaatggaagaaaacagaacGAAAGAACCAATTCAAGTGGATGCTGAACATAGAGAAGTACTGCCAGAATCATTACCTGTGTTGCACAATCAAAGAGAATTTAGCATGGCTGATTTTCTCTTAGAAACCACTGTATCAGATTTTGGCCAGTCTCATTCGACTGAAGAGAAAGTTATTTCAGATTGCGAGTGTGTGCCTCAGAAACATGTGCTCACCAGTCACATAGATGAACCACCAACACAAAATCAGtcagatttcttaaataagaaagtAATTTGCACGCAAGACTTGGAATGTTTAGCCTTCACCAAGCTTTCAGAAACTAGTCGAATGGAGACATTCTCCCCTGCTGTCGGCAATAGGATAGATGCGATGGGTGGCAGTGAAGAGGAGTTTATGAAAATATTGGACCACTTAGAAGTTTCTTGTAACAAACCTTCCACAAATAAAACTATGTTGTGGAATTCTTTTCAGATATCAAGTGGAattagttctaagagttttaaAGATAATGATTTTGGCATATTACACGAAACTCTTCCGGAAGAAGTTGGTCACCTAAGTTTTAATAGTTCCAGTAGTTCAGAGGCCAATTTTAAACTGGAGCCAAATAGTCCTATGCATGGTGGCACTCTTCTAGAAGATGTTGTGGGAGGGAGACAGACTACTCCAGAATCAGACTTTAATTTACAGGCTCTTCGCAGTAGATACGAGGCTCTGAAGAAATCTCTTTCCAAGAAAAGGGAAGAATCTTACCTCTCGAATTCCCAAACACCCGAAAGACACAAACCAGAATTGAGCCCTACTCCCCAAAATGTACAAACAGATGATACGCTTAACTTTTTGGACACCCGTGATTTGCATACTGAGCATATAAAGCCATCTTTACGCATGTCCATCGGTGAAAGAAAACGGTCTCTTTCACCACTAATTAAGTTTTCTCCAGTGGAACAAAGATTGAGAACCACAGTAGCATGTAGTCTTGGAGAACTACCTAATTTAAAGGGTAAGGTTTAAATAGACCTATGCATATTCACCTGTTGAAGTTTTCTCTCAACTTTTGATAAAACCATTACACAAAGAATGCTGCATGACCTTTATTGTTAATGTGCTCCCTCTTCCTTCATTTAGGATGAGGGGAATGATCCCTCACTGGAAAGGTCCTTTCAGAATctctgtttatgtatatatatagttacaATTGATTTGAGACAGGGGTGGGAAAAAAAAGCCCCCCCAGTCTGAAGCTTACAGGTTTTATAATACAAATGACTGAAAAGTAAATGTCATCAAAATCTTGCCCAGTGGAAGGTGGTTTTTAAACACTTGAGAAACCCAATTTTAAATATCATCACTATAATGGTGTAATATCTGGGGGTGGGGTGtagaaataaaagaagccaggtcagtgtattagtttcctagggctgccataacaaagcaccatCAAGTGGGTGGCTtagaacagcagaaatttattgtctctgGAGACAGTAAGTTCTAGAGGCTAgatgtccaaaatcaaggtgttgacagggcCATGTTCCCTCTGAAGCCACTAGAAGAGgatccttctttgcctcttctagCCTCTGGTAGcaccaggcattccttggcttgtggcagtgTAATTCTAATCTTTGCTTCCATTGTCACATGGTATTCTTCCCTTGTGTGTGTATTGTCTTATAAGGACACAGTCATATTAGCTAATTAATGGGTCACCCTACTccaatatgacctcatcttacTTAGCTAATTATATCTGTAATGaccatatttccaaataaggtcacattctgaggtactggggttagaacttcaacatatgttTTTGGGGGTATTCAGTTCATAACAGTTAGTATTAATAATTATTGAAGCTAGGTGATGGATATATTGAGTTAATCACAGTTCTCTTCACTTTTGTATGTTTGAATGTTTTCCtcataaaaggttaaaaaaattgctCTTGTAGCTCATTAAGAGAGAGAAGGATCTGGTGATACAGATTCATTACATACTCTGATTTGCCTATAATAGTTATACACTGCCATATTGAAAagtatttggctgggcacagtggctcacacctgcaatcccagcactttgggagtccaagatgggaggatcacttgaacccaggagttcgagactagcctcagcaacacagggagactatgtctctacaaaaaattaaacaattagctgggcatgttggcgcatgcctgtgatcccaggtacacaggaggctgaggtgggaggattgcttgggcctgggagtttgaggctgaagtgagctgcgatcgtgccactgcactccagcctgggtgacagagcaagaccctgtcgcagaaaaaagaaaaaaaaaaaaaagtactctggGAGGAATGTATTGATCTCTGGAGAAAGAGGGTACTttgatgagaataataataattttatcataATCAAGTATTTGCAAAGCTATGAACCTTTTTTGTATTGACTAAAATTTGCTATTGCTTGGAAtctgttctgtttatttttctttgtaatgtttgcttatactttttttaaatcaatttgcaGAAGACATTTTGAATAAGAGCCTTGATGCAAAAGAACCACCGTCTGACTTGACAAGATGAAGACGTACCCATTTAATATAACTATGATGCACTTAAATTGAAGCTATGCCACAGGATAGAAACTGAATTACAACTTAAATACATGTTGGAAGTGTAACACTGTTTTtcaaggtttaaaaaaattcctaatgCCTTTTAgccttctttaatatttttaggtAAGGAAAGTATGTTtggattttttctctttgtaggtATATGAGATTGAAATGTGAAGTATTTGGAAAACAAACGTCAAGCAATGGGAAGCCATTTTGATTTCTTGAGTAATCTTGTAAGCATTAAGTGAATGACAAAGTAGTAGTGTAACTTATTTCTTATGTTATAACTTCAGTCAATTAATATAAGGATAAATAGTTTTTGTTGTATGTTCACTAAGTGGTTAATATAATAGCCATTGAATATACTAATCTTTCATCTTAGAGAACTATACAGCTTTTATTGTTTCTTAATGGAACATTCTGGCTAACCAGAAAAAGTGAGAAAAGTAGTACCTTGGGATGTGTAGTCAAGATGACAAATTTTAAGACTGGAAAAGCTCTAAACAGGCTTAATGACTCTTCAAGTAGAATGATCCTGAGAAGTGATGTTTGATGGAATAAAGTGCATGTGATGATTAAGTGAAGACTGGAgcagaatgatttaaaaaaaggaaaaagatggaaGATGAGTAGACACTTGCAAGGAACACTGTCAAACTATAAATCCATTCAGTGGGTtgtataacatttatatttagtCTAATTTAGACTTTGATAATTTAAtgctacttttatattttaacaaaaatataaattaaaattttcattagtctgttttgttgttgggtttttttgtgaGGTACTCCCTGTTGGGGGAAAGGAACAAGGAACAACCATCAAAATCCCCCAGTCCCTACAGAATAGCCTCACAGTAACTTGAGAAAACTGAACTtggggttaaataacttgtcacACTTgcagtctcctgcctcactccTTCAGGTGCCCTGCCTGGAAAAAGACTTGT
This genomic window from Pan paniscus chromosome 11, NHGRI_mPanPan1-v2.0_pri, whole genome shotgun sequence contains:
- the HAUS6 gene encoding HAUS augmin-like complex subunit 6 isoform X1 translates to MSSASVTAFEKEHLWMYLQALGFEPGPATIACGKIVSHTHLGVNMFDKLNRDAFHIISYFLFQVLDQSLTKEVFKFCWPPFDQKSDTEFRKHCCEWIKRISGECGSSFPQVVGSLFLSPGGPKFIHLMYHFARFVAMKYIKSNSKNSSHHFVETFNIKPQDLHKCIARCHFARSRFLQILQRQDCVTQKYQENAQLSVKQVRNLRSECIGLENQIKKMEPYDDHSNMEEKIQKVRSLWASVNETLMFLEKEREVVSSVLSLVNQYALDGTNVAINIPRLLLDKIEKQMFQLHIGNVYEAGKLNLLTVIQLLNEVLKVMKYERCQADQARLTVDLHYLEKETKFQKERLSDLKHMRYRIKDDLTTIRHSVVEKQGEWHKKWKEFLGLSPFSLIKGWTPSVDLLPPMSPLSFDPASEEVYAKSILCQYPASLPDAHKQHNQENGCRGDSDTLGALHDLANSPASFLSQSVSSSDRNSVTLLEKDTKMGTPKEKNEAISKKIPEFEVEDSPLSDVAKNTESSAFGGSLPAKKSDPFQKEQDHLVEEVARAVLSDSPQLSEGKEIKLEELIDSLGSNPFLTRNQIPRTPENLITEIRSSWRKAIEMEENRTKEPIQVDAEHREVLPESLPVLHNQREFSMADFLLETTVSDFGQSHSTEEKVISDCECVPQKHVLTSHIDEPPTQNQSDFLNKKVICTQDLECLAFTKLSETSRMETFSPAVGNRIDAMGGSEEEFMKILDHLEVSCNKPSTNKTMLWNSFQISSGISSKSFKDNDFGILHETLPEEVGHLSFNSSSSSEANFKLEPNSPMHGGTLLEDVVGGRQTTPESDFNLQALRSRYEALKKSLSKKREESYLSNSQTPERHKPELSPTPQNVQTDDTLNFLDTRDLHTEHIKPSLRMSIGERKRSLSPLIKFSPVEQRLRTTVACSLGELPNLKEDILNKSLDAKEPPSDLTR
- the HAUS6 gene encoding HAUS augmin-like complex subunit 6 isoform X3, whose product is MYHFARFVAMKYIKSNSKNSSHHFVETFNIKPQDLHKCIARCHFARSRFLQILQRQDCVTQKYQENAQLSVKQVRNLRSECIGLENQIKKMEPYDDHSNMEEKIQKVRSLWASVNETLMFLEKEREVVSSVLSLVNQYALDGTNVAINIPRLLLDKIEKQMFQLHIGNVYEAGKLNLLTVIQLLNEVLKVMKYERCQADQARLTVDLHYLEKETKFQKERLSDLKHMRYRIKDDLTTIRHSVVEKQGEWHKKWKEFLGLSPFSLIKGWTPSVDLLPPMSPLSFDPASEEVYAKSILCQYPASLPDAHKQHNQENGCRGDSDTLGALHDLANSPASFLSQSVSSSDRNSVTLLEKDTKMGTPKEKNEAISKKIPEFEVEDSPLSDVAKNTESSAFGGSLPAKKSDPFQKEQDHLVEEVARAVLSDSPQLSEGKEIKLEELIDSLGSNPFLTRNQIPRTPENLITEIRSSWRKAIEMEENRTKEPIQVDAEHREVLPESLPVLHNQREFSMADFLLETTVSDFGQSHSTEEKVISDCECVPQKHVLTSHIDEPPTQNQSDFLNKKVICTQDLECLAFTKLSETSRMETFSPAVGNRIDAMGGSEEEFMKILDHLEVSCNKPSTNKTMLWNSFQISSGISSKSFKDNDFGILHETLPEEVGHLSFNSSSSSEANFKLEPNSPMHGGTLLEDVVGGRQTTPESDFNLQALRSRYEALKKSLSKKREESYLSNSQTPERHKPELSPTPQNVQTDDTLNFLDTRDLHTEHIKPSLRMSIGERKRSLSPLIKFSPVEQRLRTTVACSLGELPNLKEDILNKSLDAKEPPSDLTR
- the HAUS6 gene encoding HAUS augmin-like complex subunit 6 isoform X2, with product MFDKLNRDAFHIISYFLFQVLDQSLTKEVFKFCWPPFDQKSDTEFRKHCCEWIKRISGECGSSFPQVVGSLFLSPGGPKFIHLMYHFARFVAMKYIKSNSKNSSHHFVETFNIKPQDLHKCIARCHFARSRFLQILQRQDCVTQKYQENAQLSVKQVRNLRSECIGLENQIKKMEPYDDHSNMEEKIQKVRSLWASVNETLMFLEKEREVVSSVLSLVNQYALDGTNVAINIPRLLLDKIEKQMFQLHIGNVYEAGKLNLLTVIQLLNEVLKVMKYERCQADQARLTVDLHYLEKETKFQKERLSDLKHMRYRIKDDLTTIRHSVVEKQGEWHKKWKEFLGLSPFSLIKGWTPSVDLLPPMSPLSFDPASEEVYAKSILCQYPASLPDAHKQHNQENGCRGDSDTLGALHDLANSPASFLSQSVSSSDRNSVTLLEKDTKMGTPKEKNEAISKKIPEFEVEDSPLSDVAKNTESSAFGGSLPAKKSDPFQKEQDHLVEEVARAVLSDSPQLSEGKEIKLEELIDSLGSNPFLTRNQIPRTPENLITEIRSSWRKAIEMEENRTKEPIQVDAEHREVLPESLPVLHNQREFSMADFLLETTVSDFGQSHSTEEKVISDCECVPQKHVLTSHIDEPPTQNQSDFLNKKVICTQDLECLAFTKLSETSRMETFSPAVGNRIDAMGGSEEEFMKILDHLEVSCNKPSTNKTMLWNSFQISSGISSKSFKDNDFGILHETLPEEVGHLSFNSSSSSEANFKLEPNSPMHGGTLLEDVVGGRQTTPESDFNLQALRSRYEALKKSLSKKREESYLSNSQTPERHKPELSPTPQNVQTDDTLNFLDTRDLHTEHIKPSLRMSIGERKRSLSPLIKFSPVEQRLRTTVACSLGELPNLKEDILNKSLDAKEPPSDLTR